The Triticum aestivum cultivar Chinese Spring chromosome 3A, IWGSC CS RefSeq v2.1, whole genome shotgun sequence genome includes a region encoding these proteins:
- the LOC123061087 gene encoding hydroxyproline O-arabinosyltransferase 3, with amino-acid sequence MHAPARKAAGGGGRGPVASALLLLAVGVFAFLISYSVLAMVLRGGGGGGNGGGGGTAGLGTGARDPVVRMPEWMRAAGGARGQRRPFHVALTATDAPYSRWQCRVMYFWYKRMQARPEGTDMGGFTRVLHSGKPDGLMDEIPTFVVDPLPAGKDRGYIVLNRPWAFVQWLQRAKIEEEYILMAEPDHIFVKPLPNLAFDNDPAAFPFFYITPSEHEKIIRKYYPEERGPITNVDPIGNSPVIIKKTLLEKIAPTWMNVSLEMKEDQETDKAFGWVLEMYAYAVASALHGVQHILRKDFMIQPPFDKKLDNTFIIHFTYGCDYTLKGVLTYGEIGEWRFDKRSYQDRPPPRNLTLPPPGVPESVVTLVKRVNEATANLPRWDDGL; translated from the exons ATGCAcgcgccggcgaggaaggccgcGGGCGGAGGGGGCCGCGGCCCGGTTGCGTcggcgctgctgctgctggcgGTCGGGGTGTTCGCCTTCCTGATCTCGTACAGCGTGCTCGCCATGGTGctacgaggcggcggtggcggcggcaacggaggaggaggaggaactgcGGGGCTTGGGACGGGAGCGAGGGACCCGGTGGTGCGGATGCCAGAGTGgatgcgggcggcgggcggcgcgaggGGCCAGAGGCGGCCCTTCCACGTGGCGCTCACGGCCACGGACGCCCCGTACAGCAGGTGGCAGTGCCGGGTCATGTACTTCTGGTACAAGCGGATGCAGGCGCGGCCGGAGGGCACCGACATGGGCGGCTTCACCCGCGTGCTGCACTCGGGGAAGCCTGACGGCCTCATGGACGAGATCCCCACATTCGTCGTCGACCCCCTCCCCGCCGGCAAGGACCGT GGCTATATCGTCCTAAACAGGCCATGGGCATTTGTACAATGGCTGCAGCGGGCAAAGATTGAAGAAGA GTACATACTGATGGCAGAACCAGATCATATATTTGTGAAACCTTTACCAAATTTAGCTTTTGACAATGATCCAGCAGCATTCCCCTTCTTTTACATCACACCATCCGAACATGAAAAAATTATCAGGAAATACTATCCTGAAGAAAGGGGTCCAATCACAAATGTTGACCCTATCGGGAATTCCCCTGTAATAATTAAGAAG ACACTGCTTGAGAAGATTGCTCCCACATGGATGAATGTATCACTAGAAATGAAAGAGGATCAAGAGACTGACAAGGCTTTTGGATGGGTTTTGGAAAT GTATGCATATGCTGTTGCCAGTGCATTGCATGGGGTTCAGCATATCCTTCGTAAAGATTTCATGATCCAG ccaccatttgataaGAAGCTCGACAATACATTTATTATCCACTTCACCTATGGATGTGACTATACACTCAAG GGCGTACTGACATATGGAGAAATTGGTGAGTGGAGATTCGACAAGAGATCATACCAAGATAGGCCACCGCCAAGAAATCTTACATTGCCCCCTCCAGGAGTGCCAGAAAGCGTG GTTACACTGGTAAAAAGGGTCAATGAAGCTACCGCAAACCTTCCTAGGTGGGATGATGGATTATAA